Below is a genomic region from Alphaproteobacteria bacterium.
CTCTCATTCAAAAACTTCTGAATTCTTTTTTGTGTTATACGATCAAGTTTTTTGAAAGATTGTTGTGCGGGTTCTGAAAAATCAATCTTCCAGCGGAGCATCTTTTGAAAGGCCCAACTCTTCTTGTATTCTTTCCCAAGAAATCGTTTTTTTTCCTTTTTTTAAGTATTCTTCATACTGTGATATAGCTCGTTGATAAAGAGCTTGATCTTCTAAATACTCTCC
It encodes:
- a CDS encoding ribbon-helix-helix protein, CopG family, translating into MLGIRISAELENKLEKLAEQTKMPKSFFVKEALGEYLEDQALYQRAISQYEEYLKKGKKTISWERIQEELGLSKDAPLED